A stretch of the Dichotomicrobium thermohalophilum genome encodes the following:
- a CDS encoding threonine ammonia-lyase → MTETQDRSETAPNAETDGHPKVPTFEDVLAARKRLAGYAALTPTLESPILNERVGARVLLKAETLQRTGAFKFRGAHNCISQIDKAAWPGGVVACSSGNHAQGVAEAARLAGLPATIVMPRDAPRLKLERTRRSGAEIVLFDRDTEDREAIACKLCGERGALYVPPYDHPDIITGQGTAGLELHEQAAAMDAPLSAVLVPASGGGLVSGIALGIKHLAPDCDVYSVEPEGFDDYARSLASGRREHNARLSGSICDSLLIGQPGEITFALSRVLLTSGVVVSDDEARAAMRFAFEELKLVVEPGGAVGLAALLSGRFQPATDGAIGVILSGGNVDPLTFCETIA, encoded by the coding sequence ATGACCGAGACGCAGGATAGGAGCGAAACCGCGCCCAACGCAGAAACAGATGGCCATCCGAAGGTTCCCACGTTCGAGGACGTGCTCGCGGCGCGCAAGCGCCTGGCCGGCTACGCCGCCCTTACACCGACCCTTGAATCACCCATCCTGAACGAACGCGTCGGCGCGCGTGTGCTGCTCAAGGCCGAGACGCTGCAGCGCACCGGCGCCTTCAAGTTCCGTGGCGCGCACAACTGCATCAGCCAGATCGACAAGGCAGCCTGGCCCGGCGGGGTCGTGGCCTGCTCGTCCGGCAATCACGCGCAAGGCGTCGCCGAGGCCGCGCGTCTGGCCGGTCTGCCCGCGACGATCGTCATGCCGCGCGATGCGCCCAGGCTGAAGCTGGAACGCACGCGCCGCTCGGGCGCTGAAATCGTGCTGTTCGATCGCGACACAGAAGACCGCGAGGCGATCGCCTGCAAGCTGTGCGGCGAGCGGGGCGCGCTTTACGTCCCGCCCTATGACCACCCGGATATCATCACCGGACAGGGCACAGCCGGGCTGGAGCTTCATGAACAGGCCGCGGCGATGGACGCACCGCTGAGCGCCGTGCTGGTTCCCGCGAGCGGCGGCGGGCTCGTCTCCGGCATTGCCCTCGGCATCAAGCATCTGGCGCCGGACTGCGACGTGTACAGCGTGGAGCCCGAAGGGTTCGATGACTATGCGCGGTCGCTGGCCAGCGGCCGGCGCGAGCACAATGCGCGCCTGTCCGGGTCGATCTGCGACTCGCTGCTGATCGGACAGCCAGGAGAGATCACCTTCGCGCTCAGCCGGGTGTTGCTCACGAGCGGCGTTGTCGTTAGCGATGACGAGGCGCGCGCGGCCATGCGATTTGCCTTCGAGGAGTTGAAGCTCGTCGTCGAGCCGGGCGGAGCGGTGGGCCTCGCCGCGCTTCTCAGCGGGCGCTTTCAGCCGGCAACCGACGGCGCGATCGGCGTTATCCTCTCTGGCGGCAATGTCGATCCCCTGACGTTCTGCGAGACGATCGCCTAA
- a CDS encoding glycosyltransferase family 4 protein: MRLLVATDAWHPQVNGVVRTYEHFAKYAEAMGHEIAFLTPNSRPSMPCPTYPEIRLAMISRRGVRKEIERFQPEFIHVATEGPIGLATRNYCLRAGLPFTTSYHTRFPEYVAARVPVPVSWGYAYMRWFHNAGNGVMVSTDSLRDELAARGFTNIYSWTRGVDTELFRPRNERLFGSDAPVFMYVGRVAPEKNIGAFLDLDLPGKKVVVGPGPQLDSLRRRYPDVTFTGPKFGEELAAHFASADVFVFPSLTDTYGVVLLEALACGTPVAAYPVTGPKDVILHGRVGVLDEDLGRAARAALNIDRSACREFALKFSWEACTRQLLDNIRIAESEPLENCA; this comes from the coding sequence ATGCGACTCCTTGTGGCGACCGACGCCTGGCACCCGCAGGTGAACGGCGTGGTGCGCACCTATGAGCATTTCGCCAAGTACGCCGAGGCAATGGGCCATGAGATCGCCTTTCTGACACCGAACAGCCGGCCCAGCATGCCCTGCCCTACCTACCCGGAAATCCGCTTGGCGATGATTTCCCGGCGGGGCGTGCGCAAGGAGATCGAGCGCTTCCAGCCCGAATTCATCCATGTCGCCACCGAGGGACCGATCGGCCTGGCGACCCGGAACTACTGCCTGCGCGCCGGTCTGCCCTTCACGACGAGCTATCACACGCGATTTCCCGAATACGTGGCCGCCCGGGTGCCGGTCCCTGTGTCCTGGGGCTATGCTTACATGCGCTGGTTCCACAATGCCGGGAACGGGGTGATGGTCTCGACCGACTCGCTGCGGGACGAGTTGGCCGCCCGCGGCTTCACCAACATCTATTCGTGGACGCGCGGCGTCGACACCGAACTCTTCCGGCCGCGCAACGAGCGGCTGTTCGGTAGCGATGCGCCCGTGTTCATGTATGTGGGCCGCGTGGCGCCGGAAAAGAACATCGGCGCGTTCCTCGATCTGGACCTGCCGGGCAAGAAGGTCGTGGTCGGACCCGGTCCGCAACTCGACAGCCTGCGCCGCCGCTACCCAGATGTGACCTTCACCGGGCCGAAATTCGGCGAGGAACTGGCTGCGCATTTCGCGTCCGCCGACGTGTTCGTGTTCCCGAGCCTCACCGACACCTACGGCGTTGTGCTGCTGGAAGCACTGGCCTGCGGCACGCCTGTGGCCGCCTACCCGGTCACGGGGCCGAAGGATGTGATCCTCCATGGGCGCGTGGGCGTGCTCGACGAAGATCTGGGCCGCGCCGCGCGCGCGGCGCTCAACATTGACCGTAGCGCCTGCCGCGAATTTGCGCTTAAATTCTCGTGGGAGGCCTGTACGCGGCAACTGCTCGACAACATTCGCATCGCCGAATCCGAGCCGCTTGAGAACTGCGCCTGA
- a CDS encoding UDP-2,3-diacylglucosamine diphosphatase gives MRERALTAEPTKHYRTLFLSDIHLGTKACQAEALLDFLRKFDADTIYLVGDVVDFWRIKRVPHWPQAHNDVIQKLLRKVRKGSQLIFIPGNHDEALRSYCGQQFGGVEFKLNDIHETADGRRFLVMHGDEFDVVIRYVKWLALLGDWAYVTALGVNTAFNKVRRGFGLSYWSLSGYLKHKVKKAVNYIGDFENALIGEARRQNADGVICGHIHHPAMRQFEDILYVNTGDWVESGTAVGETMDGRLEMIRWMDVSGQQRRPAEPQDITKAA, from the coding sequence GTGCGGGAGCGAGCCCTGACAGCGGAGCCAACAAAACATTACCGGACGCTTTTCCTGTCCGACATCCATCTCGGCACCAAGGCTTGCCAGGCCGAGGCGCTACTGGATTTCCTGCGCAAGTTCGACGCCGACACGATTTATCTGGTAGGTGATGTCGTCGATTTCTGGCGGATCAAGCGCGTGCCGCATTGGCCGCAGGCGCATAATGACGTCATCCAGAAGCTGCTGCGGAAGGTGCGCAAAGGTTCGCAGCTGATCTTCATCCCCGGCAACCACGACGAGGCCCTCCGCTCCTATTGCGGGCAGCAGTTCGGCGGGGTCGAGTTCAAGCTCAATGACATCCACGAGACCGCCGACGGCCGGCGCTTTCTCGTCATGCACGGGGATGAATTCGACGTGGTGATACGCTACGTCAAATGGCTGGCGCTGCTGGGCGACTGGGCTTACGTCACGGCGTTGGGCGTGAACACGGCCTTCAACAAGGTGCGCCGCGGCTTCGGCCTGTCCTACTGGTCGCTCTCGGGCTACCTGAAGCACAAGGTCAAGAAGGCGGTGAACTACATCGGCGACTTCGAGAACGCGCTGATCGGCGAGGCGCGCCGACAGAACGCCGATGGTGTCATCTGTGGCCACATCCACCACCCGGCGATGCGCCAGTTCGAGGACATCCTCTACGTCAATACCGGCGACTGGGTCGAGAGCGGCACCGCCGTGGGCGAGACCATGGACGGCAGGCTTGAAATGATACGTTGGATGGACGTATCCGGGCAGCAGCGGCGGCCCGCGGAGCCGCAAGACATCACCAAAGCCGCCTGA
- a CDS encoding patatin-like phospholipase family protein, with protein sequence MMRPALRRGLRALIAAVAGAGLLALSGCGATLENQPLNEVLRTEVARTKSANTGMSDTLIGLSFSGGGTRAAAFSFGVLKELQRTRVVNGSRDVTLAGEIDFLSSVSGGSVTAAAFALHREKTLRDFREKFLLVNVEASLRTSLSLANVLRASLGGVNDRTGLQDWLDRNLFEGATFGDVADNGGPIVWINASDIYNRTPFVFNQQTFAAICSDLSSFPLSEAVAASAAVPLVFAPVVLKNYAPECPYETPDWVPRMAGDPEAPAVLRANAEAIQRYRRNEQVQFVKLLDGGLTDNLGLSGLVLAKLAAKTPYEPLKPAEAIRMERMLFIIVDSGRPPAGDWAKTPDGPEAQELILAVSDTAIDANVRGSYDYFSNLMSEWRRELIDYRCGLSPAEVQRIAGVGPDWQCDDLDFFTARVAFDQMQDEKIRDRLDSIPTRFKLPEEDVDLLIRSAGEILRADDEYRAFLKSFSSEMVISRRMVPVQ encoded by the coding sequence ATGATGCGTCCGGCACTGCGCCGCGGCCTAAGAGCATTGATCGCGGCAGTTGCGGGCGCCGGGCTGCTGGCCCTAAGCGGCTGCGGGGCAACGCTTGAGAATCAGCCGCTCAACGAGGTCCTGCGCACCGAAGTGGCGCGGACCAAGTCCGCCAATACCGGGATGTCCGACACTCTGATCGGCCTGAGTTTTTCAGGCGGCGGTACCCGCGCGGCGGCGTTTTCCTTCGGCGTGCTCAAGGAGCTTCAGCGCACGCGCGTGGTGAACGGCAGCCGGGACGTGACCCTCGCGGGCGAGATCGACTTCCTGTCCTCGGTCTCCGGCGGCTCGGTGACGGCGGCGGCGTTCGCGCTGCACCGGGAGAAGACGCTGCGGGATTTCCGCGAGAAGTTCCTGCTGGTGAACGTTGAAGCGTCGCTGCGCACCTCGCTCTCGCTGGCGAATGTCCTGCGCGCCAGCCTCGGCGGCGTGAACGACCGCACGGGCTTGCAGGACTGGCTCGACCGCAACCTGTTCGAGGGCGCGACCTTCGGCGATGTCGCGGATAATGGGGGGCCGATCGTCTGGATCAACGCTTCGGATATCTATAACCGCACCCCGTTCGTCTTCAATCAGCAGACCTTCGCGGCGATCTGCAGCGATCTGTCGAGCTTCCCGCTGTCCGAGGCGGTGGCGGCCTCGGCGGCGGTGCCGCTGGTGTTCGCGCCGGTCGTCCTCAAGAACTATGCGCCGGAGTGCCCTTATGAGACTCCCGACTGGGTGCCGCGCATGGCCGGCGACCCGGAAGCGCCGGCGGTGCTGCGCGCGAACGCCGAGGCGATACAGCGCTACCGCAGGAACGAGCAGGTGCAGTTCGTCAAGCTGCTCGACGGCGGGCTGACCGACAATCTTGGCCTCAGCGGGCTGGTGCTGGCAAAACTGGCGGCGAAGACCCCTTATGAGCCCTTGAAGCCGGCCGAGGCGATCCGTATGGAGCGCATGCTGTTCATCATCGTCGACTCCGGCCGGCCGCCTGCAGGGGATTGGGCGAAGACGCCCGACGGCCCGGAGGCGCAAGAGCTGATTCTGGCGGTCTCTGACACCGCGATCGACGCCAATGTCCGCGGCTCGTACGACTACTTCAGCAACCTGATGTCGGAATGGCGGCGGGAACTTATCGACTACCGCTGCGGCCTGTCCCCCGCGGAAGTGCAGCGGATCGCCGGCGTTGGGCCGGACTGGCAGTGCGACGACCTGGATTTTTTCACTGCGCGTGTTGCTTTTGATCAGATGCAGGATGAGAAGATCCGCGACCGGCTCGACTCGATCCCCACGCGCTTCAAGCTGCCGGAAGAGGACGTCGACCTCCTGATCCGCTCGGCCGGGGAAATCCTGCGCGCGGACGACGAATATCGCGCCTTTCTCAAGTCCTTCTCGTCGGAGATGGTTATCTCGCGGCGGATGGTGCCTGTCCAGTAA
- a CDS encoding bifunctional acetate--CoA ligase family protein/GNAT family N-acetyltransferase — protein MTIHNLDYLFRPSSVALFGASERPGSVGATVAANLLSGGFNGPVWFVNPKHKNVQGQPCYASTDELPGTPDLAVIAIPAQAVPELIAALGNRGCRAAIVLTAGIEGELETRMLEAARPHGLRILGPNCIGLLMGGSGLNASFSHTAPIPGDLAIVSQSGALLTSVLDWANGRQIGFSLMASVGNMADIDFGDMLDYLAGDVSSKAILLYVEGIKNAPKFMSAARRAARSKPVIVIKTGRHETAAQAAASHTGALAGSDKVYDAAFRRAGVLRVPDLDELFIAAETAERIGTIPGERLTILTNGGGAGVLAADALADEDGELSELSDDTTAKLHELLPETWSGANPVDIIGDAGPDRYKSAMSTLLADPETEAILVMNCPTALASSEDTARAVIEAVNEQRQAGRSAPVVTNWLGSEASAKAREMFAENNIPSFETPRQAVRGFMHLVHYSRAQKELMRAPPMLPRPLSFDSETAQKQIDDVVKSGRSMMTEPEAKRLLQAYNVPIVPAFEATTPEDVREAAEEILRDYSSVVLKILSHDISHKSDVGGVRLDISSAERAAKAAEEMMERIGKERPDARIEGISVQPMIHGKLAHELIVGMTEDQTFGPVILFGAGGTAVEVVKDTAMALPPLDLKLANDLIRETRISRLLRGYRDRPAADMDSIALTLVKVSYLIAQHPEIRELDINPLRADENGAVALDARVVLADQNKSPRTPMAIRPYPHEWEKTITLEGFGEVFIRPIRPDDEKLYEEMIQRMDQNDLRLRFFSPQRHLSRKFLARLTQIDYGREIAFVALTPSEDEMLGVARFFADPDYRKAEYAVMTRSDLKGRGLGWQLMRHLIDYAKAEGLERLYGSVLSENVTMLRMCQQLGFNTRHDPEDPSIFQVELPLNPSPESGD, from the coding sequence ATGACGATACATAACCTCGATTACCTGTTCCGCCCGTCCTCCGTGGCGCTGTTCGGCGCGAGCGAACGGCCCGGGTCGGTGGGCGCGACCGTCGCGGCGAACCTGCTCTCGGGCGGGTTCAATGGCCCTGTGTGGTTCGTCAACCCAAAGCACAAGAACGTGCAGGGCCAGCCGTGCTACGCCAGCACCGATGAGTTGCCGGGCACACCGGATCTCGCGGTGATCGCCATTCCCGCACAGGCGGTCCCCGAGCTGATCGCGGCACTGGGCAACAGAGGGTGCCGGGCAGCGATCGTGCTGACCGCCGGCATCGAGGGCGAGCTCGAGACCCGCATGCTGGAAGCCGCGCGTCCGCACGGTCTCAGGATCCTCGGGCCGAACTGCATCGGTCTTCTCATGGGCGGCTCCGGGCTGAACGCCAGCTTCTCGCACACGGCGCCGATTCCCGGCGATCTCGCGATTGTTTCGCAATCCGGCGCGCTGCTGACTTCCGTGCTCGACTGGGCGAACGGCCGGCAGATCGGCTTTTCGCTGATGGCCTCGGTCGGCAACATGGCCGACATCGACTTCGGCGACATGCTGGACTACCTCGCCGGCGATGTCTCCAGCAAGGCCATCCTTCTCTACGTCGAGGGCATCAAGAACGCGCCGAAATTCATGTCGGCGGCGCGGCGCGCGGCACGGTCCAAGCCGGTGATCGTCATCAAGACCGGCCGACACGAAACGGCTGCGCAGGCCGCGGCCTCGCATACCGGCGCGCTGGCGGGTTCGGACAAGGTGTATGATGCCGCCTTCCGACGCGCGGGCGTGCTGCGCGTGCCGGATCTGGATGAACTGTTCATTGCCGCCGAGACGGCCGAGCGGATCGGGACCATCCCCGGCGAGCGGCTGACCATCCTGACCAATGGCGGCGGCGCGGGTGTTCTGGCCGCGGACGCGCTGGCCGACGAGGACGGCGAACTCTCCGAGCTGTCGGATGACACGACGGCAAAGCTCCACGAACTCCTGCCGGAAACCTGGTCGGGTGCCAACCCGGTGGACATCATCGGCGATGCCGGGCCGGACCGGTACAAGAGCGCCATGAGCACGCTGCTTGCGGACCCGGAGACCGAGGCCATACTTGTCATGAACTGCCCCACCGCGCTCGCCTCGAGTGAGGATACGGCGCGTGCGGTGATCGAGGCCGTGAACGAGCAGCGCCAGGCTGGCCGGAGCGCACCCGTCGTGACGAACTGGCTCGGTTCGGAGGCGTCGGCCAAGGCACGAGAGATGTTCGCGGAGAATAACATTCCTTCCTTCGAGACGCCTCGCCAGGCCGTGCGCGGTTTCATGCACCTCGTGCACTACTCGCGCGCACAGAAGGAACTGATGCGCGCCCCGCCCATGCTTCCCCGTCCGCTGTCCTTCGATTCCGAGACGGCGCAGAAGCAGATAGACGACGTGGTCAAGTCCGGGCGCAGCATGATGACCGAGCCGGAAGCAAAGCGGCTGCTGCAGGCTTACAACGTGCCGATCGTGCCGGCCTTCGAGGCCACGACGCCCGAGGACGTGCGCGAAGCCGCAGAGGAGATCCTGAGGGACTATTCAAGCGTCGTCCTCAAGATCCTGTCGCACGATATCAGCCACAAATCCGATGTGGGCGGGGTGCGGCTCGATATTTCCTCCGCCGAGCGTGCGGCCAAGGCGGCCGAGGAGATGATGGAGCGCATCGGAAAGGAGCGCCCCGATGCTCGGATCGAGGGCATCAGCGTCCAGCCGATGATACACGGCAAGCTGGCCCATGAGCTGATCGTCGGCATGACCGAGGACCAGACTTTCGGCCCCGTCATCCTGTTCGGCGCGGGGGGTACGGCGGTCGAGGTCGTCAAGGACACGGCGATGGCGCTGCCGCCGCTCGACCTCAAGCTGGCGAACGACCTGATCCGCGAAACCCGCATTTCGCGTCTGCTGCGCGGCTACCGCGACCGTCCGGCGGCGGACATGGACTCGATCGCGCTGACGCTGGTCAAAGTCAGCTATCTCATCGCGCAGCATCCGGAAATCCGCGAGCTGGACATCAACCCGCTACGCGCGGATGAGAACGGCGCGGTCGCGCTGGACGCGCGCGTGGTGCTCGCCGATCAGAATAAGTCGCCGCGCACGCCCATGGCTATCCGGCCGTACCCGCATGAGTGGGAAAAGACGATCACTCTGGAGGGCTTTGGCGAGGTTTTCATCCGCCCGATCCGGCCGGACGACGAGAAGCTCTACGAGGAGATGATCCAGCGCATGGACCAGAACGATCTGCGCCTGCGTTTCTTCTCCCCGCAGCGGCACCTCTCGCGCAAGTTTCTCGCTCGGCTCACGCAAATCGATTACGGTCGGGAGATTGCCTTCGTCGCGCTCACCCCTTCGGAAGACGAGATGCTTGGTGTTGCGCGCTTCTTCGCCGACCCGGACTACCGCAAGGCCGAGTATGCGGTGATGACCCGGTCCGATCTGAAAGGGCGCGGCCTGGGCTGGCAGCTCATGCGCCATCTGATCGACTATGCCAAGGCAGAAGGGTTGGAGCGGCTTTACGGTTCGGTGCTGAGCGAAAACGTCACCATGCTGCGCATGTGCCAGCAGCTCGGCTTCAACACCCGCCACGACCCCGAGGACCCGTCGATTTTCCAGGTTGAGCTACCGCTGAATCCATCCCCGGAGAGCGGCGACTGA
- the mdh gene encoding malate dehydrogenase: MARKKIALIGGGMIGGTLAHLIGVKELGDVVLFDIVEGMPQGKSLDIAESLPVEGTDAQLKGTNEYVDIRGADVVIVTAGVPRKPGMSRDDLLEVNLKVMEQVGAGIKKYAPDAFVICITNPLDAMVWALNQITGLPRHMTVGMAGVLDSARFRYFLAEEFDVSVEDVTAFVLGGHGDTMVPLTRYTTVAGIPLPDLIKMHWITHERLGEIVQRTRDGGAEIVGLLKSGSAYYAPAASAVAMAESYLKDKKRVLPCAAYLNGEYGVKGLYVGVPVVISAKGVERVIEIDLTSGERADFMRSVESVQGLVDACKRIAPGLGGIAD, encoded by the coding sequence ATGGCCCGGAAGAAGATCGCACTGATCGGCGGCGGCATGATCGGCGGGACGCTCGCGCACCTCATCGGGGTGAAGGAGCTAGGCGATGTGGTGTTGTTCGACATCGTCGAGGGAATGCCGCAGGGCAAGTCGCTGGACATCGCCGAGTCCCTGCCGGTGGAGGGCACCGACGCCCAGCTCAAGGGCACGAACGAGTATGTCGATATTCGCGGCGCGGATGTGGTCATCGTCACGGCCGGCGTGCCGCGCAAGCCGGGCATGAGCCGTGATGACCTCCTGGAGGTCAACCTCAAGGTGATGGAGCAGGTCGGCGCGGGCATCAAGAAGTATGCGCCGGACGCCTTCGTGATCTGCATCACCAACCCGCTGGACGCGATGGTCTGGGCACTCAACCAGATTACCGGGCTCCCGCGCCACATGACTGTCGGCATGGCCGGGGTGCTGGATAGTGCGCGGTTTCGCTATTTCCTCGCGGAGGAGTTCGACGTCTCGGTCGAGGATGTCACCGCTTTCGTGCTGGGCGGCCACGGCGACACGATGGTCCCGCTGACCCGCTATACCACCGTGGCCGGCATCCCGCTGCCCGACCTGATCAAGATGCACTGGATCACCCATGAGCGCCTCGGCGAGATCGTCCAGCGCACGCGCGATGGCGGCGCGGAGATCGTCGGCCTGCTGAAGAGCGGCTCGGCCTATTATGCCCCCGCAGCCTCGGCCGTTGCCATGGCCGAGTCCTACCTCAAGGACAAGAAGCGGGTGCTGCCCTGCGCGGCCTATCTCAACGGCGAATACGGCGTGAAGGGGCTTTATGTCGGCGTCCCTGTCGTCATCAGCGCAAAGGGTGTGGAGCGTGTCATCGAAATCGACCTGACCTCGGGCGAGCGCGCTGACTTCATGCGCTCGGTGGAATCGGTGCAGGGGCTGGTCGACGCCTGCAAGCGCATCGCGCCCGGCTTGGGCGGTATCGCTGACTAG
- the sucC gene encoding ADP-forming succinate--CoA ligase subunit beta: MNIHEYQAKAILREYGVPVSQGAAAFTPEDAVSVANELGGPVWVVKAQIHAGGRGKGTFKEPQAGEQGGVRLARSMEDVRNFADQMLGRTLVTHQTGPDGKTVQRLYIEEGASIARELYLSALVDRGSSRIAFICSTEGGVDIEKVAAETPEKILTLTIDPAAGYSPFHGRRIAFALGLQGDQVKQCVKLIGNLYRAFTEKDMSLLEINPLIVTEQGELRCLDAKVNFDDNALFRQSAVSNLRDIDEEDPAEVEASRHGLNYVKLDGNIGCMVNGAGLAMATMDIIKLYGAEPANFLDVGGGANKEQVMNAFKIILSDKAVEGILVNIFGGIMRCDIIAEGIIAAAKEMDIRVPLVVRLEGTNVEMGKQMLSDSGLAIIPADDLADAAQKIVAKVKEAA; the protein is encoded by the coding sequence ATGAACATCCATGAATATCAGGCCAAGGCGATCCTTCGGGAGTATGGCGTGCCGGTGTCCCAGGGCGCGGCGGCTTTCACGCCCGAAGATGCGGTCAGCGTCGCCAACGAGCTGGGCGGTCCGGTCTGGGTCGTAAAGGCGCAGATCCATGCCGGCGGACGCGGCAAGGGCACCTTCAAGGAGCCGCAGGCCGGCGAGCAGGGGGGCGTGCGGCTCGCGAGGTCGATGGAAGACGTGCGCAATTTCGCCGACCAGATGCTCGGGCGCACCCTTGTGACGCATCAGACGGGGCCCGACGGCAAGACCGTCCAGCGTCTCTACATCGAGGAAGGAGCCTCTATTGCGCGAGAGCTTTATCTGTCCGCGCTGGTGGATCGCGGCTCCTCGCGGATCGCCTTCATCTGCTCGACCGAAGGCGGCGTTGATATCGAGAAGGTCGCGGCCGAGACGCCGGAAAAGATACTCACGCTGACCATCGACCCCGCGGCTGGGTATTCGCCGTTTCACGGCCGGCGGATCGCCTTCGCGCTCGGCCTTCAGGGCGATCAGGTGAAGCAGTGCGTCAAGCTGATTGGTAACCTCTATCGGGCCTTCACCGAGAAGGACATGAGCCTTCTGGAGATCAACCCGCTGATCGTCACGGAGCAGGGCGAACTGCGCTGTCTCGACGCCAAGGTCAACTTCGACGATAACGCGCTGTTCCGCCAGAGCGCGGTGTCGAATCTGCGCGACATCGACGAGGAGGACCCGGCCGAGGTCGAGGCCTCGCGCCATGGGCTGAACTACGTCAAGCTCGACGGCAATATCGGCTGCATGGTCAACGGCGCAGGCCTGGCGATGGCCACGATGGACATCATCAAGCTCTATGGCGCGGAGCCGGCCAACTTCCTTGATGTCGGCGGCGGCGCCAACAAGGAGCAGGTCATGAACGCCTTCAAGATCATCCTGTCCGACAAGGCCGTCGAGGGCATCCTGGTCAACATCTTCGGCGGCATCATGCGCTGCGACATCATCGCGGAAGGCATCATCGCCGCGGCGAAGGAGATGGATATTCGTGTGCCCCTGGTGGTCCGGCTGGAAGGTACGAATGTCGAAATGGGCAAGCAGATGCTGAGTGACTCCGGCCTGGCGATCATCCCGGCGGATGACCTGGCCGACGCGGCGCAAAAGATCGTTGCGAAAGTGAAGGAGGCAGCCTGA
- a CDS encoding MerR family transcriptional regulator: MKNITLAVDEEVLATVRAYAARNNTTVNALVRQHLERIARQEDKAAQARQRLVELAAQSPMQTGSWRWNRDEIYDRDVLPRHQHPDLRGFSEPERDEEEEDRG; this comes from the coding sequence ATGAAGAACATTACGCTGGCCGTGGATGAGGAGGTGCTGGCGACCGTGCGCGCTTACGCGGCGCGCAACAACACGACGGTGAATGCGCTGGTGCGCCAGCATCTGGAGCGGATCGCGCGTCAGGAGGACAAGGCGGCGCAGGCGCGGCAGCGTCTCGTGGAACTGGCCGCACAGTCCCCCATGCAGACGGGTTCGTGGCGCTGGAATCGGGACGAGATTTATGACCGTGACGTGCTTCCTCGACACCAACATCCTGATCTACGCGGCTTCTCAGAGCCCGAGCGAGACGAGGAAGAAGAAGATCGCGGTTGA
- a CDS encoding PIN domain-containing protein has product MTVTCFLDTNILIYAASQSPSETRKKKIAVELIQGTAFGISAQVLQEFYVVATRKAEVPLEPAQALDWIEQLEIFPCAQTSPALVKLGAVMSERYQISYWDGAILAAAESLGAPVVYTEDLNHGQSYGSVRAVNPFIENAPVGGFHEGRQTFAED; this is encoded by the coding sequence ATGACCGTGACGTGCTTCCTCGACACCAACATCCTGATCTACGCGGCTTCTCAGAGCCCGAGCGAGACGAGGAAGAAGAAGATCGCGGTTGAGCTGATACAGGGCACGGCCTTCGGCATATCGGCACAGGTGCTTCAGGAGTTTTACGTGGTCGCGACGCGTAAAGCCGAGGTTCCCTTGGAGCCAGCCCAGGCACTCGACTGGATCGAGCAGCTGGAAATCTTCCCCTGCGCACAGACCAGCCCGGCGCTGGTTAAACTGGGCGCCGTCATGTCGGAGCGCTACCAGATTTCATATTGGGATGGGGCGATCCTGGCCGCTGCGGAAAGCCTGGGCGCGCCGGTCGTCTATACAGAGGACCTGAACCACGGCCAGAGCTACGGCTCGGTGCGCGCGGTCAACCCCTTTATCGAGAACGCCCCGGTCGGCGGCTTCCATGAAGGCCGACAGACCTTTGCCGAGGATTGA